The following proteins are co-located in the Plasmodium brasilianum strain Bolivian I chromosome 11, whole genome shotgun sequence genome:
- a CDS encoding trafficking protein particle complex subunit 6A: MSEGKISKTSLLLLIYEIININIDLLKNNEYEFSSFSSSSDHHQEDRNEKRLPYENEEEKENEKERNKINNNTNNNNNNTNCNNGNTNSNNNNKGNRNSNNNNKCNRNSNNNYYDSNNDSNNDSNNDSNNDSNIDSNNEMSNNNIYGQHYNERDRIINNLMYLENNNEEKNYINILSSKFKDMGKSIGIKLIERMLIYKNEFNDVKDILKFIGRDIWFILFNKNADKIQTYKKGVYIVVDNDIGMYLKHLLIDETNQKNNFIHYFLILIIGIIKGILKRFRIKGYVTYNLNYPHCSFQINIIDD; the protein is encoded by the exons atgagtGAAGGGAAAATATCAAAGACAAGTCTATTACTGttaatttatgaaataattaatataaatattgaccttttgaaaaataatgaatatgaGTTTAGCAGCTTTAGTAGCTCCTCAGATCATCATCAAGAAGACCGCAATGAAAAGAGGTTACCCTATGAGAATGAGGAGGAgaaggaaaatgaaaaagaaaggaacaaaataaataataacactaataacaataataataatactaattgcaataatggtaatactaatagtaataataacaataaaggTAAtcgtaatagtaataataacaataaatgtaatcgtaatagtaataataattattatgatagCAATAATGACAGTAACAATGACAGTAACAATGACAGCAACAATGACAGCAATATTGATAGCAACAATGAAATGAgcaataataacatatatggACAACACTATAATGAGAGAGatagaataattaataatcttatgtatttagaaaataataatgaagaaaaaaattatataaatattttatcaagTAAATTTAAAGATATGGGTAAAAGTATaggtataaaattaattgaaCGCATgttgatatataaaaatgaattcaaCGATGTTAaggatattttaaaatttataggAAGAGATATAtggtttattttatttaataaaaatgctgataaaatacaaacatacaaaaaAGGTGTATATATTGTTGTGGATAACGATATAGGCATGTATTTGAAACATCTTTTAATTGATGAGACAAatcagaaaaataattttattcattattttttaattttaattattggCATTATTAAAGGAATACTAAAGAGATTTAGGATAAAGGGCTATGTGACTTATAACCTGAATTACCCTCACT gcTCCTTtcaaataaacataattgACGACTAA
- a CDS encoding rhomboid protease ROM10: MRFLTNINNNNNNVNSNSSYDSSNLLIYKYTRSFNITFKKDIKFIQILFPSFTIFCVTFFFSLLLYLCFFCLEAFYFNRKNPLFIDEDVLKRFGLNRFYISNNYQYYKLITATLFHSSIWNLIINTYYLMNIGIVVEKSYGKVQYIMIMLLSTLCGHLLMLATSPCADVHMGITAILSGFMGLFLQEVVTNYKQLTDKWDVIGSFIFAVLSLYLTISMFAYNGNFVGNIGGIFGGFSYPYIFNKESFNGPQKNVKITFVTLTLLLIIGTFISLIFVKC; encoded by the exons ATGCGTTTTCTaacaaacataaataataacaataacaacgTAAACTCGAACTCATCATATGATTCGagtaatttattaatttacaaatatacaagaagttttaatataacatttaagaaagatataaaatttattcagATTTTATTCCCTTCATTTACGATTTTTTGtgttaccttttttttttcgttactTCTATATTTATGCTTCTTCTGTTTGGaggcattttattttaacaggAAAAACCCGCTGTTTATAGATGa AGATGTATTAAAACGTTTTGGGCTGAAcagattttatatttcaaataattaCCAGTACTACAAGTTAATAACTGCTACTCTTTTTCATTCGAGCATATGGAACTTAATA attaacacatattatttaatgaacatTGGAATAGTAGTAGAAAAGAG ctaTGGGAAAGTACAGTATATAATGATTATGTTACTAAGTACGTTGTGCGGACACTTGTTAATGCTTGCAACCTCACCATGCGCAGAT GTGCATATGGGAATCACTGCAATTCTCTCAGGATTTATGGGTTTGTTTCTTCAAGAAGTTGTAACAAATTATAAGCAACTGACTGATAAGTGGGACGTCATTGGAAGTTTCAT ATTTGCAGTATTGTCCCTTTATTTGACCATATCAATGTTTGCCTATAATG GAAATTTTGTTGGAAATATAGGAGGAATATTTGGAGGGTTTAGTTATccttacatttttaataaggAATCATTTAACGg gccgcagaaaaatgtaaaaattaccTTTGTAACATTAACgcttttgttaataattggTACATTTATTAGtttaatatttgttaaatGTTAG
- a CDS encoding malate dehydrogenase, whose protein sequence is MPKISLIGSGYIGALVGQLCLVDNLGDVVLYDVVQGVPQGKGLDLKHLSTILGVNRIITGTNNIEDIKDSDVIVITAGVQRKEGMSREDLIGVNGKIMKSVAESVKTYSPNAFVICVSNPLDIMVNVFHKYSNLPHEKICGMAGILDTARFRTLLAEKLNVSPANINAIILGGHGDLMVPLERYCSVSGIPLSEFVKKNLITSKDINEVIEKTRDMGAEIIKLAKSSAAFAPAAAIVNMIKSFLYNQNKLFTCAVYLNGLYKCSDLFVGSTTFINNKGVYPIEFPLTQEEQQLYDKSIEHVKVNVKKAFDIIN, encoded by the coding sequence atgcCGAAGATATCGCTTATCGGAAGTGGCTATATAGGAGCCCTAGTGGGTCAGTTGTGCTTGGTGGACAACCTGGGGGATGTTGTTTTGTATGATGTAGTGCAGGGGGTACCACAAGGGAAAGGATTAGATTTAAAACACCTTAGTACCATACTAGGGGTGAATAGGATAATAACAGGTACGAACAATATTGAAGATATAAAAGATTCAGATGTAATTGTAATAACAGCAGGTGTGCAAAGAAAAGAGGGCATGAGTAGAGAAGATTTGATAGGtgtaaatggaaaaattatgaaaagtgTAGCTGAGTCTGTGAAAACATATAGTCCAAATGCATTTGTTATATGTGTAAGTAATCCACTTGATATTATGGTAAATGTATTTCATAAGTATAGTAATTTACCgcatgaaaaaatatgtggTATGGCTGGTATATTAGATACAGCAAGATTTAGAACATTACTAgctgaaaaattaaatgtttcACCAGCAAATATTAATGCAATCATTTTAGGAGGGCATGGTGATTTAATGGTACCTTTAGAAAGATATTGTTCTGTGTCAGGTATACCTCTTTCcgaatttgtaaaaaaaaatttaattacaaGCAAAGATATTAATGAAGTTATTGAAAAAACTAGAGATATGGGAGcagaaattattaaattagcTAAATCATCTGCTGCTTTTGCCCCTGCTGCTGCTATTgttaatatgataaaatcatttttgtataatcaaaataaattatttacatgcgcagtttatttaaatggtttatataaatgttctGATTTGTTTGTTGGTTCAACTACTTTTATAAACAACAAAGGGGTTTATCCAATAGAATTTCCCCTTACGCAGGAGGAGCAACAACTGTACGATAAGTCAATTGAGCATGTCAAAGTCAATGTTAAGAAGGCATTTGACATAATTAATTAA